CGCCGGCCCAGGTGATATTCGGGCGCGGTATAGTTCAGCGTGCCGAGCGGGTTTTCGGCGCTGCCGTGATCGAGCGGCGTGATTTCGGCGATGCCGGCGATCTTGACCGAACCGAAGTCGATGATCTTGACAGTGCCGTGCCGGTCGAACATGATGTTTTCCGGCTTCAGGTCCTGATGCAGCATTTCCATCCGGTGAAACGCCCGCAGGCCCTGCGCGATCTGTTCGACGATTTTCCTGACCTCCCTGATCTCGGGCTGCGGGTTTGCCCGCATCCATTCGGCCAAGGTCGGCCCTTCGAGGAATTCGGTTACATAATACAGACAGCTTTTATCGCGCTCGGAGCCGAGCGTTTTGACCACGTGCTCGCTGTGGATGCGCTTGCCGGCCCATTCCTCGTGCAGGAAATGTTCGATGTAATGGGTGTCGTCCTCATACAGCACGGAAGGCGTTTTCAGGATCATCCGGACGCCGGTTTCGGTATCGAAGGCGCGGTAAATCTGCGTGCGCTTGCTGGCGTGCATTTCCTCCTCGATCCGGTAGCCGTCCAGAATCATGCCCGGCTTCAAAGGCGGCGGAAACGGCCGCTGGCGGCGGTCGCGCAAAATCTCGTCTTCCCTGAGCAGCGGCAAGCCTTCGATCCGGAGCAACTGGCAGGTCAGGTTGTCGTCGCTCCGGTTGTCCGCCGCCTTTCTGATGATGCGGTTCGCGACGGCGGTCAAATCGCCGCCCTCCGTCAGCAATTCTTTTAAGGACTTCTCGTCGATAAAATCGTGCACGCCGTCGGTCGTCATCAGAAACAGATCGCCGCGCTTGAGCGGCAGCGCCTGATAATCGACTTCCAGGCGCGGCTCGATCCCCATCGCCCGATTCAGGTAGTTGCGTTCGCTGCCGGCCCGGACCCGGTGATCGCGGGTCAATTGTTCCAGATTTCCGTCCCGCAGCCGGTAGATCCGCGAATCGCCGACATGAAAAATATGCGCGGTGTTCGACTTCAACACGATCGCGCTGAGCGTGCTGACCATCCCGTGCGTCGCGTCGAAACGCCGCTGGCCCTGGCTGTGCAGCCAGGAATTGATGGCCGAAAGAATCTTTTGTCCGGCGTATTTGACCGACCAGGAATCGGGCGTGCTGTAGTAATCGTCCAGAAACGCCGCGACGCAGCAATGGCTCGCTTCCCTGCCCGCATCGCAGCCGCTCATCCCGTCCGCAATCGCCGCCGCGATACCTTTATAGGTCAACTGATGATCTTCGGGAGCCAGCGAACCGACAAAATCCTGATTCTCCTCCTTGATGCCCCGATCGCTGGCATAGGCAACGCTGACGGTGAGTTTATTTGTCGACATAGGATTTTTAGGGCGGATGCCGACAGGCGATCCGCCAATTGGCAATCATCATTGGCTATCGGCATACGGCGGAACCGCTATCGCGTTCCGCCTTACACTCGATAAGGATTATCAATTAACCTCGATCATCTCGACCGTGCCGTCTTCCAGCACCTCGGCCATGTGTCCCTTCGGCTCGTCGATGAACTGGACCGCGATCAGCACGAAGAACGCCACCGCGCCGATCGCCAGGAAAAACTCGGCCGGCGTCACGAACGACAGCACGGTCAGAAACACGACCCCGCCGACATTGCCGTAGGCGCCGACCATTCCGGCGATCTGGCCGGTCATCCGCCGCTTGATCAGCGGCACCATCGCGAAGACTGCGCCGCAGCCGGCCTGCACGAAAAAGGAGCAGGCCAGCGTTACGCCCACCGCCGCCGACACCGGCCAGTTCGAATTGATCTGCGACATGCACAAAAAGCCGATCAAAACGCCCGAAGCCACGATCGTCAACGACAGTTTACGGCCGAAACGGTCGCTGAACCAGCCGCCGCCCGGGCGCGCGACCATGTTCATGAACGCGAAGCTGCCGCCCAGAAGGCCCGCCTGCACCATCGTGACCCCCTGCGTTTCGTGAAAAGTATTGAAGAAGAACAGCGGCAGCATCGACACGACCGCCAGTTCGGAACCGAACGTGATCAGATAAGAGAGGTTCAGG
The genomic region above belongs to Methylomicrobium agile and contains:
- a CDS encoding bifunctional protein-serine/threonine kinase/phosphatase, producing the protein MSTNKLTVSVAYASDRGIKEENQDFVGSLAPEDHQLTYKGIAAAIADGMSGCDAGREASHCCVAAFLDDYYSTPDSWSVKYAGQKILSAINSWLHSQGQRRFDATHGMVSTLSAIVLKSNTAHIFHVGDSRIYRLRDGNLEQLTRDHRVRAGSERNYLNRAMGIEPRLEVDYQALPLKRGDLFLMTTDGVHDFIDEKSLKELLTEGGDLTAVANRIIRKAADNRSDDNLTCQLLRIEGLPLLREDEILRDRRQRPFPPPLKPGMILDGYRIEEEMHASKRTQIYRAFDTETGVRMILKTPSVLYEDDTHYIEHFLHEEWAGKRIHSEHVVKTLGSERDKSCLYYVTEFLEGPTLAEWMRANPQPEIREVRKIVEQIAQGLRAFHRMEMLHQDLKPENIMFDRHGTVKIIDFGSVKIAGIAEITPLDHGSAENPLGTLNYTAPEYHLGRRGTIKSDLFSLGVIAYEMINGALPFGRSMPEKPNKANLDKLRYVPSIQCNPMVPLWIDGALKKATAIRHEFRYDDLSEFLYDLSTPNPNFLAAEEALPLMQRNPLLAWKILAIALLVTNLATLYSLLTAH